Proteins encoded in a region of the Flavobacteriaceae bacterium HL-DH10 genome:
- a CDS encoding patatin-like phospholipase family protein has translation MKALVISGGGSKGAFAGGVAQYLIEDLKRQYQLFIGTSTGSLLVSHLALNKIDKIKSVYTNVSNESIFNVCPFVIKKRHGTQNIGIRHLAVVLNFIRGSKTFGESYNLRSLIKKTLLEEEFLELKNSDLDIVVTVSNISLNQVEYKSIKDFSYKAFIDWIWVSCNYTPFMSLVKINGCEYADGGMGNMVPIEEAIKRGATEVDVIILQTEVSQLNRMSSRNPFSLITNIFAFMLDRIESQNIKIGKFVASHHDTIINFYYAPTILTTNSLIFDKEKMTEWWQGGFNFAKFKNQEISQLED, from the coding sequence TTGAAAGCATTAGTAATTTCAGGAGGTGGTAGTAAAGGTGCTTTTGCAGGTGGCGTTGCTCAATATCTTATAGAGGATTTGAAACGGCAATATCAATTATTTATTGGTACTTCTACAGGTAGTTTGCTCGTGTCTCATTTAGCCTTAAATAAAATTGATAAAATAAAATCGGTTTACACCAATGTTTCTAATGAAAGTATTTTTAATGTTTGTCCTTTTGTAATTAAGAAAAGGCATGGTACTCAAAATATCGGCATTAGGCATTTAGCTGTTGTTTTAAATTTTATTAGAGGAAGTAAGACCTTTGGAGAAAGTTATAATTTAAGAAGCTTGATTAAAAAAACATTGTTAGAAGAGGAGTTTTTAGAATTAAAAAATTCCGACTTAGATATTGTTGTTACTGTTTCTAATATATCGCTTAATCAAGTTGAGTATAAATCCATAAAAGACTTTAGCTACAAGGCGTTTATTGATTGGATTTGGGTGTCTTGTAATTACACACCATTTATGTCTCTAGTTAAAATAAACGGCTGTGAATATGCAGATGGCGGCATGGGTAACATGGTGCCTATTGAGGAGGCTATTAAGCGAGGAGCTACAGAGGTTGATGTGATTATTTTACAAACCGAAGTTAGTCAATTAAATAGAATGTCTTCTAGAAATCCCTTTTCATTAATTACCAATATTTTTGCATTTATGTTAGATAGAATAGAGTCTCAAAATATCAAAATTGGTAAATTCGTTGCATCACACCATGATACTATTATTAACTTTTATTATGCGCCTACTATCTTAACAACTAATTCATTGATATTTGATAAAGAGAAAATGACAGAATGGTGGCAGGGTGGTTTTAATTTTGCTAAATTTAAAAATCAAGAAATTAGTCAATTAGAAGATTAG
- a CDS encoding patatin-like phospholipase family protein — protein MKALVISGGGSKGAYAGGVAQYLMQEKGNDYDMFLGTSTGSLLVPHLAAGKIDKIQQVFTNVNQYNIFSVNPFVIRKKGDREYVSIDFLNSLWQFIKMKRTFGESKALRRYIKKHFTIEEYNLIKTTKHDVVVTVSNLSKNRVEYKSIKDFSYDEFCDWIWISCNYIPFMSLVKKNEFEYADGGLGCVVPIREAILRGATEIDAIVLESETMEYNKVLGKNPFSLMINLFGHLLDQVERNDITIGKLAAKNNNVKLNLYYTPSKLTENSLIFNKKLMTSWWEQGYNNARKKYEQARFNELKID, from the coding sequence ATGAAAGCATTAGTAATTTCAGGAGGTGGTAGTAAAGGAGCATATGCAGGGGGTGTTGCCCAATATTTAATGCAAGAAAAAGGTAATGATTACGATATGTTTTTAGGAACCTCTACTGGGAGCTTACTTGTACCACATTTGGCGGCTGGAAAGATTGATAAAATTCAGCAGGTATTTACAAATGTCAATCAGTACAATATATTTAGTGTCAATCCTTTTGTGATACGTAAAAAAGGAGATCGGGAGTATGTGTCAATAGATTTTTTAAATTCACTTTGGCAATTTATTAAAATGAAGCGCACTTTTGGAGAAAGTAAAGCGCTAAGACGTTACATAAAAAAACATTTTACAATTGAAGAGTATAATTTAATAAAAACGACAAAGCATGATGTTGTCGTTACAGTTTCTAATTTGTCAAAGAACAGAGTAGAGTATAAGTCAATTAAAGACTTTAGCTATGATGAGTTTTGCGATTGGATTTGGATTTCATGTAATTACATTCCTTTTATGTCTTTGGTTAAGAAGAATGAATTTGAATATGCTGATGGTGGATTAGGCTGTGTGGTGCCAATTCGTGAAGCTATATTAAGAGGTGCAACAGAAATTGATGCCATCGTTTTAGAATCTGAAACTATGGAGTATAATAAGGTTTTGGGAAAGAACCCATTTTCATTAATGATTAATTTGTTTGGGCATTTATTAGATCAAGTTGAAAGAAACGATATTACTATAGGAAAGCTAGCGGCTAAAAATAATAATGTAAAACTTAATTTATACTACACACCATCAAAACTTACAGAAAACTCTTTGATTTTTAATAAAAAACTAATGACTTCTTGGTGGGAACAAGGCTATAATAATGCTAGAAAAAAATATGAGCAAGCAAGATTTAACGAACTTAAAATAGATTAA
- a CDS encoding FMN-binding glutamate synthase family protein, whose translation MFDFLSNITWWGWVLIALAVVGLRDVFFQKSHTISHNYPIVGHLRYWLESIGPEMRQYFVANNREELPFNRIERSWIYASAKKENNYEGFGTDRDIYAHQHVFINNAMIPYKLPENHPNKIDKTFLPCAKVMGEFNKRKKPFRPASIINVSAMSFGSLSAKAIESLNKGVKLAGAYHNTGEGGLSPYHSHGGDVIFHMGTGYFGVRAKDGGFSMDKLIKLVEENPFIKAIEVKLSQGAKPGKGGVLPAAKITKEIAEIRGVEIGKDVLSPPNHSAFSNVSEMVYFIEEIAKATGLPVGIKAAIGKLDQWEELADIMLKTNSGPDFITVDGGEGGTGAAPPSFADHVSLPWVYGFSDLYRLFKNKGLSERIVFIGSSKLGFPAKAAMAFAMGADCVNVAREAMMSIGCIQAQICHTNCCPSGVATQSKWLQNGIDPTLKSERLAQYFKTFRKELIEITHAAGYEHPCQFKMSDIEINVDDHNLSKELNRTYMYEKTVVPFKSMQNLKDCLYLGGKN comes from the coding sequence ATGTTCGATTTTTTATCAAATATTACTTGGTGGGGTTGGGTTTTAATCGCTTTAGCTGTTGTAGGTTTGCGTGATGTCTTTTTTCAAAAATCACACACTATTAGTCATAATTATCCCATAGTTGGACATTTACGTTACTGGCTAGAAAGTATTGGACCTGAAATGCGCCAATATTTTGTAGCAAACAATAGAGAAGAATTGCCTTTTAACCGCATAGAACGAAGTTGGATTTACGCTTCAGCTAAAAAAGAAAACAATTATGAGGGTTTTGGAACCGATAGAGATATTTATGCGCATCAACATGTGTTTATAAATAATGCCATGATACCTTATAAACTACCTGAAAATCATCCAAATAAAATTGATAAAACATTTTTACCCTGTGCCAAAGTTATGGGTGAATTTAATAAACGTAAAAAGCCATTTAGACCAGCTTCTATTATTAATGTATCGGCCATGAGCTTTGGATCACTTTCTGCAAAAGCCATAGAGTCTTTAAACAAAGGTGTTAAATTGGCTGGTGCTTACCACAATACAGGCGAAGGCGGATTATCGCCTTATCACAGCCATGGTGGCGATGTTATTTTTCATATGGGGACGGGGTATTTTGGAGTTCGCGCTAAAGACGGTGGTTTTTCAATGGATAAATTAATAAAATTAGTTGAAGAAAACCCGTTTATAAAAGCCATAGAAGTGAAGTTGTCTCAAGGTGCTAAACCTGGAAAAGGCGGTGTATTACCTGCAGCAAAAATAACTAAAGAAATTGCCGAAATTAGAGGTGTTGAAATTGGCAAAGATGTATTATCACCTCCTAATCATTCAGCATTTTCAAACGTTTCTGAAATGGTTTATTTTATTGAAGAAATAGCTAAAGCAACGGGATTACCCGTTGGCATTAAAGCTGCTATTGGTAAACTTGACCAATGGGAAGAACTAGCAGATATTATGCTTAAAACCAATAGCGGTCCCGATTTTATAACCGTTGATGGTGGCGAAGGCGGAACTGGAGCTGCACCACCAAGTTTTGCAGATCATGTAAGTTTGCCTTGGGTTTATGGGTTTAGCGATTTATATAGATTATTTAAAAACAAAGGATTATCTGAACGCATCGTGTTTATTGGCAGTAGTAAACTTGGTTTTCCTGCCAAAGCAGCAATGGCCTTTGCTATGGGAGCAGATTGTGTTAATGTAGCCCGCGAAGCCATGATGAGTATTGGCTGTATCCAAGCTCAAATATGTCACACAAACTGTTGCCCTAGTGGTGTTGCCACGCAAAGCAAATGGCTGCAAAATGGCATTGATCCTACATTAAAATCGGAACGCTTAGCACAATACTTTAAAACATTTAGAAAAGAGCTTATAGAAATTACGCATGCTGCTGGTTATGAACATCCGTGTCAGTTTAAAATGAGTGATATTGAAATTAATGTAGACGACCATAACCTCTCTAAAGAATTAAATAGAACTTACATGTATGAAAAAACAGTAGTCCCTTTTAAATCTATGCAAAACTTAAAAGATTGTTTATATTTGGGAGGTAAAAATTAG
- a CDS encoding 3'-5' exonuclease: MEEYLSQLNEAQLEPTLQKDGPMIIIAGAGSGKTRVLTYRIAYLMSQGVDAFNILSLTFTNKAAREMKERIAKIVGTSEAKNLWMGTFHSVFAKILRFEGHHLGFPSNFTIYDTQDSQKLMGSIIKELGLDKDIYKTKQVYSRISSYKNSLITVKAYMNNPELKEADAMTRRPRMGEIYAEYVDRCFKAGAMDFDDLLLRTNELLTRFPSVLAQYQDRFRYILVDEYQDTNHSQYLIVRALADRFQNICVVGDDAQSIYAFRGANINNILNFQKDYDDVKLFRLEQNYRSTKNIVGAANSVIEHNKTKLDKVVWTANEEGPKVKIHRSLTDGDEGRYVASTIWDAKMQNQLSNSEFAILYRTNAQSRAMEDALRKRDIPYRIYGGLSFYQRKEIKDVISYLRLILNPADEEALKRVINYPARGIGQTTIDRLVVAANGYKRTIFEVLKNIDKVDININSGAKNKLKDFVTLIESFQVMNQTATAFELAEHVVKATGLLREINKEGTPEGVTRLENVEEMLNGIKDFVEGQQEIADTTGNLAEFLEDVALATDLDNEKGDEDAVALMTIHLAKGLEFNHVFVVGLEEDLFPSAMSMNTRSELEEERRLFYVALTRAENQAYLTYALSRYRWGKLVDSEPSRFIEEIDEQFVDNVTPKLERRINPMLSADIFGDVEPNKIRYKPAKQAVLKKPTKSIKQEQTKFQVTTPKNLKRVSATDESNNSNLFDDTLTVGNLVKHIRFGTGEVLKIEGKGADIKAEISFQHGGVKKLLLRFAKLEVIG, encoded by the coding sequence TTGGAGGAATATTTAAGTCAGTTAAACGAAGCGCAATTGGAGCCTACTTTGCAAAAAGACGGCCCTATGATTATTATTGCGGGTGCAGGATCGGGTAAAACACGTGTGTTAACATATAGAATTGCCTATTTAATGAGTCAGGGTGTTGATGCGTTTAACATATTATCATTAACATTTACCAATAAAGCAGCACGCGAAATGAAAGAGCGTATTGCGAAAATAGTTGGAACAAGCGAAGCCAAAAATCTGTGGATGGGTACATTTCACTCGGTATTTGCTAAAATTTTACGTTTTGAAGGCCATCATTTAGGGTTTCCTAGTAATTTTACTATTTATGATACTCAAGATTCTCAAAAACTTATGGGGTCTATCATTAAAGAACTGGGCTTGGATAAGGATATTTACAAAACCAAGCAGGTATATAGTAGAATTTCGTCTTATAAAAACAGTTTAATTACTGTAAAAGCATATATGAATAACCCTGAATTGAAAGAGGCAGACGCGATGACACGTCGTCCTAGAATGGGAGAGATTTATGCAGAATATGTAGACCGTTGTTTTAAGGCGGGTGCTATGGACTTTGATGATTTGTTATTAAGAACGAATGAATTGCTTACCCGTTTCCCTAGTGTTTTAGCTCAATATCAAGATCGATTTAGATATATTTTAGTCGATGAGTATCAAGATACAAACCACAGTCAGTATTTAATTGTTCGCGCTTTAGCCGATCGTTTTCAAAATATTTGTGTAGTAGGAGATGATGCGCAGAGTATTTATGCTTTCCGTGGCGCCAATATTAATAATATCTTAAATTTCCAGAAAGATTATGACGATGTGAAGCTTTTTAGATTAGAACAAAATTACCGTTCTACTAAAAACATTGTAGGTGCAGCAAATTCTGTTATAGAACATAATAAAACCAAGTTAGATAAAGTGGTTTGGACTGCTAATGAAGAAGGTCCGAAAGTAAAAATACACCGTTCTTTAACTGATGGAGATGAAGGTAGATATGTAGCAAGCACTATTTGGGATGCTAAAATGCAAAATCAATTGAGTAATAGCGAGTTTGCTATTTTATATCGTACCAATGCACAATCACGTGCTATGGAAGATGCTTTAAGAAAACGAGATATTCCTTATAGAATTTATGGTGGTTTAAGTTTTTATCAGAGAAAGGAAATTAAAGATGTTATTTCTTATTTGCGATTAATTTTAAATCCAGCAGATGAAGAAGCTTTAAAACGGGTTATAAATTATCCGGCAAGAGGTATAGGGCAAACCACAATTGACAGGTTAGTAGTTGCAGCAAATGGTTACAAAAGAACGATTTTTGAAGTCCTTAAGAATATAGATAAAGTAGATATTAACATTAATAGTGGAGCTAAAAATAAACTAAAAGATTTTGTTACTTTAATTGAAAGTTTTCAGGTAATGAACCAAACGGCAACTGCGTTTGAATTAGCAGAGCATGTTGTTAAAGCCACTGGTTTATTACGAGAAATTAATAAAGAAGGCACTCCAGAAGGCGTTACACGATTAGAAAACGTTGAAGAAATGCTTAATGGTATTAAAGATTTTGTTGAAGGTCAACAAGAAATAGCCGATACCACAGGTAATTTAGCTGAGTTTTTAGAAGATGTTGCTTTAGCAACAGATTTAGATAACGAAAAAGGAGATGAAGATGCTGTGGCATTAATGACCATTCACTTAGCAAAAGGTTTGGAGTTTAATCATGTATTTGTAGTTGGTTTAGAAGAAGATTTGTTTCCTAGTGCTATGAGTATGAATACACGTAGTGAGCTTGAAGAAGAGCGTCGTTTATTTTATGTCGCTTTAACTAGAGCTGAAAACCAAGCGTATTTAACGTATGCCTTATCGCGTTATCGTTGGGGTAAATTGGTAGATTCTGAGCCTAGCCGTTTTATTGAAGAAATAGACGAGCAGTTTGTAGACAATGTAACACCAAAACTTGAAAGACGCATAAACCCGATGTTGTCTGCCGATATTTTTGGAGATGTAGAACCTAATAAAATTAGATATAAACCAGCAAAACAAGCGGTTTTAAAAAAGCCTACGAAATCTATTAAGCAAGAGCAAACGAAGTTTCAAGTAACCACACCTAAAAATTTAAAACGTGTTAGTGCTACAGATGAAAGTAATAACTCAAATTTATTTGATGATACACTAACTGTTGGGAATCTTGTAAAACATATTCGTTTTGGAACTGGTGAAGTTTTAAAGATAGAAGGCAAAGGAGCCGATATTAAAGCCGAAATCAGTTTTCAGCATGGTGGCGTAAAGAAATTACTGTTGCGTTTTGCTAAGTTGGAAGTTATTGGGTAA
- a CDS encoding L-threonylcarbamoyladenylate synthase yields MAEFIRIYEENPNPKEIDKVVAVLKRGGLIIYPTDTVYGLGCDITNLKALERVARIKQVKLEKANFSFICHDLSHLSDYVKQIDTSTFKILKRALPGPYTFILPGSKSLPNPFKKKKTVGIRVPSNNIALEIVKKLGNPIISTSIRDEDEVLEYTTDPELILEKWDNLVDLVIDGGYGDNEASTVIDLSEEEPIIVREGKGSLEIF; encoded by the coding sequence ATGGCTGAATTTATAAGAATATATGAAGAAAATCCCAATCCGAAAGAGATTGATAAGGTGGTGGCTGTTCTAAAACGCGGTGGCTTAATTATTTATCCAACCGATACCGTTTATGGTTTAGGTTGTGATATTACTAATTTAAAAGCTTTAGAGCGTGTTGCAAGAATTAAGCAAGTAAAGCTTGAAAAAGCTAATTTCTCATTTATTTGTCATGATTTAAGTCATTTAAGTGATTATGTAAAGCAAATAGATACGTCTACTTTTAAAATATTAAAACGCGCACTTCCTGGGCCTTATACATTTATTCTTCCAGGTTCTAAATCGTTGCCCAATCCGTTTAAAAAGAAAAAGACGGTAGGTATTCGTGTGCCATCAAATAATATAGCTTTGGAGATTGTGAAAAAGTTAGGGAACCCTATAATATCAACATCTATACGTGATGAAGATGAGGTTTTAGAATATACAACAGACCCAGAACTTATTCTTGAAAAATGGGATAACCTAGTCGATTTAGTTATTGATGGTGGTTATGGCGATAATGAAGCGTCTACCGTTATTGATTTGTCTGAAGAGGAGCCTATTATTGTTAGAGAAGGTAAGGGGAGTTTGGAGATTTTTTAA
- a CDS encoding OmpA family protein, whose protein sequence is MKKVLLLSVSAMILLSSCVSKKLYTDLQAKQKETQDLLNSATVKLNSCLEDRASATAKVSLLEGQVSDLKKYNDNLTVLSSKGASNVEKTLESIKEKELKITRLQDALTKKDSITLAVVTSLKREVGINDPDIEINVEKGVVFISIADKLLFKSGSYNVTSRAKEILAKVAKVVNSKPDFECMVEGHTDSVPYKKGDILLDNWDLSVKRSTSIIRVLQDLDVNPGQLIAAGRSSYVPLVDNDTAENRAKNRRTRIVVLPKIDQFYDMVEKEMKNLSAGN, encoded by the coding sequence ATGAAAAAAGTTTTATTACTTAGCGTATCTGCAATGATATTATTAAGTTCTTGTGTATCAAAAAAGCTTTACACAGATCTTCAAGCAAAACAAAAAGAAACTCAAGATTTACTTAATTCTGCAACTGTAAAATTAAACTCGTGTTTAGAAGACAGAGCTTCAGCTACAGCTAAAGTATCACTTTTAGAAGGCCAAGTATCCGATTTAAAAAAATACAATGATAACTTAACAGTTTTATCATCTAAAGGTGCATCTAATGTTGAAAAAACATTAGAAAGCATTAAAGAAAAAGAGTTAAAGATTACACGTTTACAAGATGCTTTAACTAAAAAAGATAGTATTACACTTGCTGTAGTTACTAGCTTAAAACGCGAAGTAGGTATCAACGATCCAGATATCGAAATAAATGTAGAAAAAGGTGTTGTATTTATCTCTATTGCTGATAAATTATTATTTAAAAGCGGAAGCTACAATGTAACTTCAAGAGCTAAAGAAATATTAGCTAAAGTAGCTAAGGTTGTTAACAGCAAACCAGATTTCGAATGTATGGTTGAAGGTCACACAGATAGCGTACCTTACAAGAAAGGAGATATTTTATTAGACAACTGGGATTTAAGTGTTAAACGTTCTACATCTATCATTAGAGTATTACAAGATTTAGATGTTAACCCAGGACAATTAATTGCTGCTGGTCGTAGTTCTTACGTACCATTAGTAGATAATGATACTGCAGAGAACAGAGCTAAAAACAGACGTACTCGTATTGTTGTATTACCTAAAATTGACCAATTCTACGATATGGTTGAAAAAGAAATGAAAAATCTTTCAGCTGGAAACTAG
- a CDS encoding glycosyltransferase family 2 protein: MQFAIVILNWNGKKLLEQFLPSVIEFSEEADIYIADNASTDDSITYLKTTFPAVKIIQNKENGGYAKGYNDALKYIKADVFCLLNSDVEVTKGWLPPIEATFKRDANTAIIQPKILDFKNKAYFEYAGAAGGFIDKYGYPYCRGRIFDTIEKDLGQYNDTCEIFWASGACLFIRSHVFHELNGFDECFFAHMEEIDLCWRAKNSDYSIKYAGQSTVHHVGGATLNNTNPKKTYLNFRNSLYTLTKNAKGNLFSKIFVRLILDGIAGVKYLINFKFKHTLAILKAHASFYCHLKYLLKQRKLTKNKVEYYQRTSIVLDYFLNKKDNYKSL; this comes from the coding sequence ATGCAATTTGCCATCGTCATATTAAATTGGAACGGAAAAAAACTATTAGAACAGTTTTTACCATCGGTTATTGAGTTTTCTGAAGAAGCTGATATTTATATTGCCGATAATGCCTCTACCGACGATTCTATCACCTATTTGAAAACAACCTTTCCTGCTGTAAAAATTATTCAGAATAAAGAAAATGGCGGTTATGCCAAAGGGTATAATGATGCTTTAAAATACATAAAAGCAGATGTTTTTTGTCTTTTAAATAGCGATGTAGAAGTTACTAAAGGTTGGTTGCCTCCCATTGAAGCGACATTTAAAAGAGATGCAAACACAGCTATTATTCAACCTAAAATATTAGATTTTAAAAACAAAGCCTATTTTGAATATGCTGGTGCTGCTGGTGGATTTATTGACAAATACGGTTACCCATATTGCAGAGGTAGAATTTTTGATACTATTGAAAAAGATTTAGGCCAATACAATGATACCTGCGAAATATTTTGGGCATCTGGGGCGTGTCTTTTTATCAGAAGCCATGTGTTTCATGAATTAAATGGGTTCGACGAGTGTTTTTTTGCGCATATGGAAGAAATAGACCTTTGCTGGCGAGCAAAAAACTCTGACTATTCTATAAAATATGCTGGTCAATCTACAGTTCATCATGTTGGTGGTGCTACTTTGAATAATACAAACCCTAAAAAAACATACTTAAACTTTAGAAATAGCCTTTATACCCTTACAAAAAATGCTAAAGGCAATTTATTTTCCAAAATTTTTGTCAGACTCATTTTAGATGGTATTGCAGGCGTAAAATATCTAATTAACTTTAAATTTAAACATACATTAGCCATCCTAAAAGCACATGCTAGTTTCTATTGCCATCTAAAATATTTATTAAAGCAAAGAAAACTTACAAAAAACAAAGTAGAATACTACCAAAGAACCTCTATAGTCCTTGATTATTTCCTAAATAAAAAGGACAATTACAAAAGTTTATAA
- a CDS encoding type I restriction enzyme HsdR N-terminal domain-containing protein, which produces MQALNFPKFSFRFKNSENKVSIFDPIRKKFVILQPEEWVRQHCVLYLIKEKGYPKSLINVEKELTINALKKRYDIVVFNTDGSIHIIVECKSTKISVDQTTFDQIAQYNLTLNASYLMVTNGLNHYYCQMDFENERYQFLKDIPDYK; this is translated from the coding sequence ATGCAAGCATTAAACTTCCCTAAGTTTTCATTTCGATTCAAAAATAGCGAAAATAAAGTTTCTATTTTTGATCCTATTCGTAAAAAGTTTGTGATTCTACAACCAGAGGAATGGGTGCGACAACACTGTGTTTTATATTTAATAAAAGAAAAAGGTTACCCAAAATCATTAATAAATGTTGAGAAAGAACTCACTATTAACGCATTAAAAAAACGATACGATATTGTTGTTTTTAATACAGATGGTAGCATTCATATTATTGTAGAATGTAAATCGACTAAAATTAGTGTAGACCAAACCACATTCGATCAAATTGCACAATATAATTTAACCCTAAATGCTAGCTATTTAATGGTTACTAACGGATTAAATCATTATTATTGCCAAATGGATTTTGAAAATGAACGGTATCAGTTTTTAAAAGATATTCCAGATTATAAATAA
- the holA gene encoding DNA polymerase III subunit delta — MDEVKQLVTDIKQGKLKPIYFLMGEEPYYIDKISDYIEASVLSEEERGFNQMVLYGRDVTIDDIVENAKRYPMMAEYQVVIVKEAQDLSRTIEKLVSYAQNPQPTTILVFNYKYKKIDKRKSLYKTLKKTGVVYESKKLYENQVADWIRRVLSPKSYTISPKAAQMLVEFLGTDLSKINNELEKLQIVLPQGSQITPEVIEENIGISKDFNNFELRKAIGERNTIKAYQIVNYFANNPKDNPMVVTVSLLFNFFSQLLHFHGLKDKSPRNVASALKVNPYFVNEYITAARNFPMRKVSMVVSTLREFDVKSKGVGSNAVPQGDLLKELLVRILS; from the coding sequence TTGGACGAAGTAAAACAATTAGTTACTGATATAAAACAAGGAAAATTGAAGCCTATTTATTTTTTAATGGGTGAAGAACCTTATTATATTGATAAGATTTCAGATTATATTGAGGCTAGTGTTTTGTCGGAAGAGGAGCGTGGGTTTAACCAAATGGTGTTGTATGGACGCGATGTTACTATTGATGATATTGTAGAAAATGCAAAGCGTTATCCTATGATGGCAGAATATCAGGTTGTTATTGTTAAAGAAGCTCAAGATTTATCGCGTACTATTGAAAAACTGGTTTCTTATGCGCAAAACCCGCAACCTACAACGATTCTCGTTTTTAATTATAAATACAAGAAAATTGACAAACGTAAAAGTTTATATAAAACACTTAAAAAAACAGGTGTTGTTTATGAGAGTAAAAAACTTTACGAAAATCAGGTAGCCGATTGGATTCGTCGGGTTTTATCACCTAAAAGTTATACCATTTCGCCTAAAGCAGCACAAATGCTTGTAGAATTTTTAGGAACCGATTTAAGTAAGATTAATAATGAATTAGAAAAGCTTCAAATTGTTTTACCACAAGGTAGCCAAATTACACCAGAAGTTATTGAAGAAAACATAGGCATTAGCAAAGACTTTAATAATTTTGAATTACGTAAAGCTATTGGGGAGCGAAATACGATTAAAGCCTATCAAATTGTTAATTATTTTGCTAATAACCCCAAGGATAATCCAATGGTGGTAACCGTATCTTTATTGTTTAATTTCTTTTCGCAACTTCTTCATTTTCATGGGTTAAAGGATAAGTCGCCTAGAAATGTTGCTTCTGCATTAAAAGTGAATCCGTATTTTGTAAATGAATATATAACAGCTGCTAGAAATTTCCCGATGCGAAAGGTGAGTATGGTCGTTTCAACGCTCAGAGAATTTGACGTAAAAAGTAAAGGCGTAGGCTCTAATGCTGTTCCTCAGGGTGATTTGTTGAAAGAATTACTTGTTAGAATCCTTAGTTAA